Part of the Scomber japonicus isolate fScoJap1 chromosome 6, fScoJap1.pri, whole genome shotgun sequence genome, AAGtgctgacacatttacagtctttttagcaccAAATTCCAAACAAAAGAGGGATTTggacactaaaaagactgtaacgttgaaagatatctacttgatttgactgaagcttcacattAGCTTGAGATAAACTTCTAAATACATATTTTCACAGAAGGATGACTggggattttgtcctccatcacttacattgtaaatgcattatgaagggatctccAAATGGTAAGATTGAACAGAATGATTCAGCAAGAAGTcatatgttaatgttaatttagGAACCTGACTAGGCTacatgtagtggagtaaaatgtacaatatttcctTCTGAACTGTTGTAATGGATGAAGTAGTCTATAAAGCAGCCTCAAAACTGAAGTAGCAACTTGAGTAGGCTCATGTATTGTACAACATACTGTAAACTGAAACTTCCAACTATGTCAACCcagataaataaacatataatgaAGAAGCATAATCAAAAAAAATGTGCTCCTCCTATTATGATTACAGTACCTACAGTATGAGCATGTAAAGGAGGGTGAagcttgaaaaagaaaaaaaacccccactgATATTAAGAAATCTCGCGAGATTACCACTGTAACGGAGAGCTGGGGCTTGGTCTTGAAGTTTTCGGATGCATCTGTAGATGAATCATAACAGCATCAAGATGTCGGGACGATCAGGCCGCGCTGAGACCCGAAGTCGGGCTAAAGATGACATTAAAAAGGTGCTGGCGGCCATCGAGAAAGTGCGCAAATGGTATGTAGGCTGTGTCGGGGACAATATGGAGGGAAATGTGTTAGTATACCGCGGTCTGATATCTACTGCGTCGCTCAACAAACTTCAGTCGGAAAAGTTAGATGATTGACGGAGGTGTTGACCAATCCGCGCCCGTATTTGACAGAAGAGGCGGGGCTAGCTGAGTTTTTCCGCCGAGAGCTGTCAATATGGCCACAGCCTCACATGCTGAGCGATATATAAATTACACGACTGCTCTGTAGTCTCATCACAATGACACCCTACGGCCTTTTCTCACCATCTGTACATGCTCGTGTAATGTACACAGCGGCACTATAGGATATTTGATAAGCTGCCATATCTACTGAGTACAGAGAAGACATGAGGCTGTATGCTGTATTGATACAGATTAAAGCAGATTATATTGTGTTACACCTGAACTGAGCTCCGGTCTAAAATGAGTCAAACTAATGTCATCCCCAGGGAGAAGAAATGGGTGACAGTTGGAGACACATCCTTGCGCATATTCAAGTGGGTGCCAGTGACAGAAACAAAGCAGGTGGGGGTCTCTATCATACAGACTTTTGTGAATATccatggctttaaaaaaaacaaaacaagcagtCTAATTTGAGCGTCCACTTTCTGTTATTAGATATATCGCACCAAATCCACAGGTGGAGATGTTAGAGGAATGAAAGATGTGGTCCTGGAAAACACTAACTCCTTACTGGATTTCACTGGTGAGTCTTGTGCAGCggtggaagaagaaggagtaagATTCTTTTCCTGAATAAAAGGACCAATACAGGCATGCAAAAACACTCCCTTACAAGTACAAGTCCCCTatgaaaaatcattttaaatagtaagtatcagcaaaatgtagttaaagtatctGGTCCCTctgatttatatattatatatcacataattagattattaatactgaagcataaGTATAAACAGCATACTATACTATGTAAGCAGGATACTATTGTAAGTTGTTACTATGTATGttatcattttatatacagttaactagtttagtccagtggttcccatcCTAGGGGtcaggcccctccaaagggtcaccagatatatttttcagtttttccaacctttgatttttggtgaaatattggattatttgaacatttattgaaatgaaaccatttgaagtttagaggggaaaaaacagtatttggtggagctgttaacaactcatagacatctgaaatgtgctTTTTGTAAGAGATCAAAAGCctaaaaggttggaaaccactggttacATCTATAGcagtatgttgtattttaaaagcttgttatattaacTGTTGTGTTGAATCTTCATGTAAGCaatggaagtataaagtagcattaaatggaaatactcaattAAAGTACTTCAAGTTTGTAGTTAAGTACAGTTCTTGAGTAAATGTAGAAGAAGCCAAAAGACACAATATCTAATGACCGAACACATTCAAGAGTTGAAGCTATAATCTGATGTTCAGTAGAACTCCTGTGTCCCTCACTTCAGATGAAAACAGCAACCAGAGCTTTCTGTCGGACGTTTACCAGCCCAAGAtggacaacagcagcagcacctccaGCTCGCAGCAGGTCAGCCCTCCACATGCCTCGAGCCTCCGAACTGAAGACTCTCAGCCACCAATGCTAGGCCAGGAAAGTGTGGATGGTATGTAGATGGTCCTGTCAAGCATCTTTTAACTCAATGTGTTACACTATTCCTATTAATTGAAAGAAGTAAATGTAATAGATGTTCGTGCATATAATGTAATTACTCCTGGTCATCAGGTAATCACAGTCACAGCTGTAATCACCAATCAAGCCAACAAATAAAACCTAACTTTAGGGATTTATTGGCTCAGTTTGCTGTATATAATTGATGTTAATGGTTATAAACAAGAAACACAAAGCAGTTTACATATCTATCATTTTGTGTTGTATTCCTTCACTGTCTAAGCTGAATGAATGAGAATATAATGCCCTGACTCCCTTGTGAATGCAGAACCAGTTCACTCTGGACAGGAAGGAGCCGATGAGCCTCCCACTCTGATCAAGGAGGACCTTCTTTCATCAGGAGCTGCCAGCCGGAGCACCCCAGACACTCAGGTTCACTTTCTGAAAATGATCTAAAGACAGACTACAACACTTTgatattaaatgtgtatttaaaatctTATTTGTCTCAAGTACATGAAgtataaatgaatcaaaattaactatgttcatatttaatgtaAGTGAACTGTCTAAATGTTTACTCTCATTTAACAGGAAGAACTGGATGAATCAGGAGCTCCTCCTTTAAAGAAGATTTGCACAGGAGAAAATGCTGTTCTGAGATAGCTTATTTATAATCGCTTTCTCAAAATGCACACAAAACTTGTCCTCAGTTGTTGTCAAATTAGCTACGCTTTCAAAATTATTCTAAGATTCTCTTGTCTTAAATACGCAAATATTACTCATTGCATTTcagcaaatgacaaaaataagcATTTACTGCTAaatctttctttgtttgttaaATGCATGTTTGCAAATtctatcactttttttttttttagttttacaggacattttgaaaaagtgtTAAATGTGTAGCTTTATGCAGATTGATGTTTAGATGTGccattatataaaaaaattgGATGCCCTTTCTGGAGCAGATCTTGTTTTAGCTTATCTCATGCAggaataaaatgctttttttatatttataatataatttgcCCATGTTTATAACTGAAGATGTTTTGTAAATCATAATAAATGCTATTTTCCATTTCAATTCAGTGATGCTGCTTTGTTGGATATCTATTCTTCACCATATTATCTTGAGGCAAATCATTCTGTCATGTCACATTACATTTCTACACTTAGCATTACTTGGTCTGTAGTGCAGTCTATATTCCCTTCGTACagtcaatatttcatttcaagCTTTATATTCCATTTCAAAACTACTATTTGTCCATTCtgtaaatagattttaaatgtttcatttgatttaGGTAAtactttgtttatttcattattattattattattattattaccttacatttgttatttttattgttatatattgtgtttgtgggAGCAAATGCCAAGACAAATTATTTTATATGCTGCATTCTTGGCCAATAAAAACTGATTATGATTCTGATATAAGGCAGGCCTATATTATGAAAGCATGTCTTTATGTAGGCTGTCCTATTGTCTAATCAGACCTGTTCAAAATGGAGCCCAGACAATGGGGGATGTGATGATTCACACATAAATAAAGCCTACTTTAGTTTCAACGAGCACACAATCTAAATATTGCAATATATTTCTAGTATTCAACGAGTTAAATGTATCATATAATCTTTATTGTCATCAGCTGACCTCTAATTTATATTATCGGGTGGGCGTGGTTTATGTGAATGGGGCTGTCCCAGACTGACAATAGACGGGCTACACCAGCCAATGAGAGAATGTGTTACATAAATTTGATGAGGGCGCTTTAGTGAGGCACCCAATGAGTGTCGAGAGAGGGCGGGACATGTGTGCGACGCCGCTTGCTGCCGGGGAAACGGGAGTTCCGAGGGTGGACGGAATTGTGCCGGTGGACTAAAAACTCCCGCCATTTCGACAAGGAATTAACCTCTTGATTGATCCCGGTTACTCTTTCGTGAGAGTTGTTTGCTCAGTTATCTGATAAGAAGAAGCTCTGACAGTATGAAAACGCAACAAAGACAATTACTTACGCGACAACAGGCCTAGTTTGTGAAGACTTTGGGAGTTGCACAGCGCGCCAGACCTCTCCTGCTTCGGCTGCGAGTTTGATTACTGTGCGGTTTGCATCCTTTCACGCTCACCCGGAGGAGCTAAAAAGTTTATCAACTATTATCTAGAAACCTGTTTTGTATCCCAAGACACTGCGTTAAAACTCCAACATGACGCCGCTGTTAAAGGAGAGGAGACGGCTCCGGTGAGGCGGGAGAAGCGCTCTGTTATTGTTTTGCCTCAGCTAGCTGCTCCGCTAGCTGCTCCACGTTGAGCGCCGGGCCTGCCGGCGGTAACGTGATACGTGCTACCGTGAGGTTGATTAATTCGTTGCACTTTGGATACATGCTAAGGACATACTGTTATAGATCCCAGTACTAGTTTGTCGCTAGAAGATTTGATTATATCTTTTGGCACCAGTGCCATTTGTGGAGTTTGCAATGGCACCGCTTCTGGGCCGGAAACCTTACCCACTAGCTAAGCCGCTAGCCGAGCCGCCAGGCCCGGGAGAGGAGGTGTACATCATCGAGCACACCAAGGAGGCCTTCAGGAACAAAGAGTATCCTTTTAAAACATGATGCTGTTGCACAGTCTCTGTTTATGTATCTCTATTTGTCCATCTGGATTCACCCTCTCTGTCCTACACACAGGCATTAGCCGGCTAACGCTAACTATTTAGTGGTACCCGACATTTTCTGGATTTGGTGTTTCCCCGCATGTGCAGTTTTACTTTGGATGACAGGCTTGCTAGCTTATTATACGGACAACGCTCTTTGTAGCTACCTGGCTAGTTCAGTTAGCTAGCTGAAAATGTGAATATGCGTGGCACATGGTACAATTATTACGCTAAGTGAATGGTAGAGATCTGCTAAAAGCCATCGTTTCACTTTCAGCCTTTATCGGCCCCGCTGTCAGCTGCTAGCTGGCTGCTAACTAACATTAGGTGTCCCATTATGTCACAATAGCCCGTCGTCTGATTCACCGGCTCGATACAGTCAGCGCTGGAGCTGCTGAGGTGGACAACAGACACGATTACATGCTGATTTAACACAGTATTTTGGGAGGTAGTTGGGACAGGGTGGCTGTGGTGTAATAGTTAGGTAACTTTACCTCCTTTGTTTAGGCGTCTCTATGAAAACATTAAACGTCATAGGTCTGATACTGTCAGCAAAAGTATGGAGCCAGTTATGAATACTTCATAAGACACATGTAGTGCTAAAAGTGGCCATTTATAGACATTTTTGTGTACCAAAGTTATTATAAAAGGTATTTACACTGTAAATGCTGCAGATTTGTTGTTCACATGACTTTGTCTATCTTTTAACTTCCTTTAGAAACAGCAACAGTATGTGAAGCCCAGGCCTCTGTGTACCTTTTCACATTCTCCCATCTACATTACCATTAACAATTGGCAGTCTTGTTCCCTTCATTTTATGCTTTAACCTTCATCAGAGGCAGCACAGTCAAACAGTCCCATCAACAACCCATGGGAGTGTTTACTTTTTTCAAACTCGAGAATTTAAGGTTGTCAGAACTTTTTTCCCTACTATCAGTggctcattattattttatcccAGGTCCCTaatctttttctgttttgcatTCTTTGTTACACAATTTTCTCACTTTTGTGTTCTTTTGTAGTGTATAACTACACATTAAGTGTTTGCAGTGGAAATAGTTTTTGTGAAGAATGGGTGCTCCTGGCCTCAGCCTCACTGTTGACATCAGTGCAATTAACTGGTTGATAATGAACATGTTTAGCCTGCTCTTGGTTTTTTTACTAAGTAAATAGCTTAACGATTGGGATGTGTTCGTAAGTGTGTTGTAATTTCCTTGACAAAATGTTTACAGAGAGTATGAGGCACGCTTGCAGAGGTATAGTGAACGCATCTGGACATGCAAGAGCACTGGGAGCAACCAGCTGACGCACAAAGAAGCGTGGGAGGAGGAACAAGAAGTCACCGAACTGTTAGTATTAAATCCagatttgtgttttatgttcacATTTCCATCCAGCTTGTAAAATAAGAACAGTGTACAGACTATCCAGACTTTGTACTGGCTGTAGATTTGATAATGGAAACAGTATACGTGTGACTAATACACAGTCACAGTTAAGTGGGTGGCATCAGTTTGCATTGAGATGTCCAGTAAAACTTTGGCTGTGCATCTATTTAACCAGCAGGAAAAAGAACACTTCGTTCTAATTGCAGATTATCTTCTTTGACAATAGCTCAGTAGTATCACAAACGAGTCATACTCTTTCAGTGAAGGTCACGTGGCTTGCTGTTTTGCTATGATTGGATAAATCTGGTGCTCCTCCTCTTATTCTATTTAGAGGGTGTGTGATTGAGTCATCCTTGAATCAGCAATGGCCTGGTTAAGGTTCATTTTATTGTGATCTACGAATGggaaaacactaaaacaattAGTTCATCTGATAATCTTGGACCACTGTCTACAGTTCACTTATCACCAGCCAAGTGTTCATGTGCTGGACGTCTGTATGTCCTGTCAGAGAGGATTGAACCAAAATGCAGCCAGGAGAGATGTCACAGCAAAGAAAGAGCCGTGCCCAGCTGCCCAGAGCTTAAGTCACTCAGGGTCACAAACTGCATTTAAGCTCTTGTCTAATTATATTAGCCAACAGATTTTACTCCCCCTACTGGCTGctcttgccttttttttttaccatgttaTGTAATTCTCTGGTGCCTATGATGATTGAGGAGTCAGAGAAAATCGGGAGCATCAAAGAAATCCAAACAATGTGACAAATCACATCATGAATAGATTACACGCATCCATGACCAATTAGGTCTGACGTGGCAGTGGGCTTGGTTGCTGTCAGTACAGTTAAACCTGTGTTTGACTTTATACTGAACAAAGTGGAGCAAAATATGAGGAAGATGCAAGATTTAAACattagttattcatttatatatatattgtgtgtgtgtgtatgtttttttttctaactttaaagctttttttgtaaaaatgatTGACTATTTTCTATGTGCAGGCTTCAGGAGGAGTACCCCCAGTGGTTTGAGAAGCCAGTCCTGGAGATGGTCCACCACAACACAGTGTCTTTAGACAAACTGGTTGAAATGGCATGGGTAGAAATCCTCACCAAGTACGCTGTTGGTGAAGAATGTGACTTCCTGGTCAGTTTGACTTCTTAAATCTCCAAACTTGTCTCATGTGTCGGTTGTTTTCCAACGTCTTTTATGGAGCTTATGATGGTGACTTATTACTGACCACCTGTACTCTAAACACTTTTCAACTCAGGTGGGGAAGGACAAAAGTTTACAAGCAAAGGTGGTGAAGATTCATCCACTAGAAAACCCAGAGGGCGAGACAGGGGAGAAGAAACTTGAAGGTGCCTGTGACTCTCCATCCAGTGACAAGGAGAACGCAAGTCAGGAGAACCAGAGGAAGGAACCTCCTCCCCGtgaggaggagaacaggagggagagtctcagtGAGTGCAAGCTTAAACAACCAAGCACATTGAAAATATTACACAGCATGGAAAATCAGACTTTCACAGCTTGTAGTGTTGTATAAGAAGTTaagaattaaaaatgtgaagacATGTTTCACGGGGAGAGTCAGAAGTTCTGTTTGGAAAATGAACTTAAGTGCTCATGTTTTTGCttacatttaactttttggCAGCCTATTTGCTGAATGTCTGTCTGAGTAAATTCTCCTTAAAATATTTGCgtgtgtatataaataaaataatattttgctTCCTATCAGGTGACAGAGCACGACGTTCACCAAGGAAACTTCCCACTGCtatgaaggaggagagaaagagatgggtCATGCCCAAATTCCTTCCTCATAAATATGACGTGAAGCTCAT contains:
- the bcl7bb gene encoding B-cell CLL/lymphoma 7 protein family member B-B, which translates into the protein MNHNSIKMSGRSGRAETRSRAKDDIKKVLAAIEKVRKWEKKWVTVGDTSLRIFKWVPVTETKQIYRTKSTGGDVRGMKDVVLENTNSLLDFTDENSNQSFLSDVYQPKMDNSSSTSSSQQVSPPHASSLRTEDSQPPMLGQESVDEPVHSGQEGADEPPTLIKEDLLSSGAASRSTPDTQEELDESGAPPLKKICTGENAVLR